The Anas platyrhynchos isolate ZD024472 breed Pekin duck chromosome 3, IASCAAS_PekinDuck_T2T, whole genome shotgun sequence genome includes a window with the following:
- the LOC140002106 gene encoding uncharacterized protein, with translation MAQTLVSGPSMLDVLGLALHGCLCLGPGLVLLLVAWATLHCCRSTSGKRRQGCAGSRGRGRRGKADDSDAEAPHGCRSSLLWVGGRALGTLLCYDLGCGRCSQAVRERQQRLLARQARPSCCPYSSSSRDSSDCCRHGATASSLRPAKRTSLRSWWQPVLRKRKQRRLFPQHTALNTQGAATPPRHAGPPRQAEELIEMAPVRHEAGLPPTTGSDVAHKDGSLPAGADPCPVARLEQGLGFWKLLRMHTLRKSIETKLGALPAMVQQSHRRYTYRVARCTAPTLLPSRPAPSYFCSPEALFLHEDVREFLEMHIREKKLRHHWGLPAGSLQALPSAP, from the exons ATGGCACAGACGCTCGTCTCTGGTCCCAGCATGCTGGATGTCCTGGGGCTGGCGCTGCACGGCTGCCTCTGCCTCGGCCCCGGCCTCGTCCTGCTCCTGGTGGCCTGGGCCACCCTGCACTGCTGCCGCAGCACCTCGGGCAAACGGCGCCAG ggctgtgccggGAGCCGAGGCAGGGGAAGGCGCGGGAAGGCGGACGACTCAG ATGCTGAGGCGCCGCacggctgcaggagcagcctgctctgggtgggcGGCAGAGCCCTGGGCACGCTGCTGTGCTACGACCTGGGCTGCGGGCGCTGCAGCCAGGCTGtcagggagaggcagcagcgGCTCCTTGCCAGGCAGGCGAGACCCTCCTGCTGTCCGTACTCCTCCTCCTCTCGGGACTCCAGCGACTGCTGCCGGCACGGGGCCACGGCCAGCTCATTGCGCCCAGCCAAGAGAACATCCCTCAGGTCCTGGTGGCAGCCAGTGCTGCGGAAAAGGAAGCAGAGGAGACTCTTTCCCCAGCACACAGCGCTGAACACCCAGGGGGCAGCCACACCTCCCCGCCATGCTGGGCCTCCCAGACAGGCCGAGGAGCTCATCGAGATGGCTCCTGTGCGCCACGAGGCCGGCTTGCCTCCCACCACAGGCTCTGATGTGGCTCACAAGGATGGCAGCCTGCCCGCTGGTGCAGATCCTTGTCCCGTGGCAAGGCTGGAGCAAGGACTGGGCTTCTGGAAGCTCCTGCGGATGCACACGCTGAGGAAGTCCATCGAGACCAAGCTGGGAGCTCTCCCCGCCATGGTGCAGCAGTCCCACAGGAGGTACACGTACAGGGTGGCACGCTGCACGGCTCCCACGCTGCTGCCCTCCCGTCCTGCCCCCTCCTACTTCTGTTCACCGGAGGCCCTGTTCCTGCATGAGGATGTGCGGGAGTTCCTGGAGATGCACATCCGAGAGAAGAAGCTGCGCCACCACTGGGGCTTGCCTGCAGGGTCGCTGCAGGCACTGCCATCAGCCCCCTAA